In Scomber japonicus isolate fScoJap1 chromosome 11, fScoJap1.pri, whole genome shotgun sequence, the genomic stretch GAATAACACAAAACGCAAATAATCATAAATGATGTAAAAGAGAAATTTACAATAAAACGTAAAATATATTCTAAATGAAAAAAGCTGCTacaagtttaaccctcctgttgtcctcgagtcaaggaaggaatggaggaagaaggaaggaaaggagggaggaaggaaggaaggaaggaaggaaaggaggaaggatgggagggagggagggagggaggaaaggagggacgaagaaagaaataaataaagaaagaaagaaaggagggacgaaggaaggaagggaggagggaaggacagaaggagggaagaaagaaagaaagaaagaagggaggaaggaagggagggaggaaggaagggaggaaggaaaggaaaggagggagggaggaaaggaaaggaaaggaaggagggaaggacagaaggagggaagaaagggggatggaggaagtacagacggcaggaaggaagaaaggaaggaaggaaaggaggaaggaaggaaggaaggacaggagggagggagggagggagggaggaagggagggaggaagaaggaagaaaaggagcatTAATGTAACTCACCATGTTAGATGTATAAAATTATAAGACAATATGTCAATATAATGTGTAGAAATCAGTTTAAAATCTACAAAATAACCCCAAATTTTCTCTTTATATCATCTCCAGCTCCAGTTTTTCCAGAATTGCGTCACTATTTCTtctgaataaacacacacacacacacacacacacacacacacacacacacacacacacacacacacacacacacatataaaaaaaaaacccttactTTTAAAAGTGTGATTTCCCTCCACGGCTCGGCAGGCTTGAGCTCTGACAGTATGTGtgatgtattgtgtgatgtgtcgCAGGGGAGGCGGTGCTGTCTGCATGCGAGAAGGCCTGCGGGCTGTTCGACATGCGCACTCACACCGGGGTTCACCCGTGTATGGGTGCTGTCGACCTCGTACCCATCTACCCCCTCGGGGAGGAGGTGGGAGTGGAGGACTGTGCTGAAGAGGCTCGAGGTgagattctgtgtgtgtgtgtgtgtgtgtgtgtgtgtgtgtgtgtgtgtgtgtgtgtgtgtgtgtgtgtgtgtgtgtgtatatatgtatgtttctATATTCATCAGGTCACGGTGGTAGTTTGATATTCTGTGCAGCACCTGACAGAGACGAGCGTGTTCTGACTCTCTGCGGCTCAAACTAAATGAATGTTTATAGTTTGCGGGCAGGATGATGGAGGGCATCGGGCTCACAGACAGGAAAGTGTTTTAGATGTTGTGACTCTGAATTATAATTTTTGGTTTTGCACCAGGCAGCCGCAAAATGCATTATGATACCACAGTTATTCAAACCTGCCTTTATCTCTCATCCAGCCAACAAAAGCTCCGGTTTACtccattattgttattatttcatcattttattgttctaaagcaggggtgtcaaacatgtggcccgtgggccagaactggcccgtcGAGGgatgcaatccggcccactttcctttctgtgttcttttccttccttccttctgtccttccttccatctgtccttcctccctaccttccttttatcctttcttcgttcctttcttccttcctccgtttcttccatctgtccttccttctttccatctgtcctttcttccttctgttcttccttccttccttccttccttctgtccttcctgccatctgtccttcctacctttcttccttctgttcttccttccttccttccttccttccttctgtccttcctacctttcttccttccttccttctgtccttcctgccatctgtccttcctacctttcttcctccgtttcttccatctgtccttccttctttccttctgtccttcctgccatctttccttcctaccttcctgttttcctttctttgttcgtttgtccgttccctccttccttcctctgtttcttccatctgtcctttcttctttccttccttccttctgtctgtccttcctacctttcttccatctttccttttgtctgtctttccttccttcccttcttatttccttccttccttccttccatctttttaatgatccggcccacatgagatcaaattgatctgtatgtggcccttgaatgaaaatgagtttgacacctctgctctaaacTATTCCAGGtgctccttcctccatcctgtGGAGTTTATATTGAGCTAATGTGTTGTTAAGTTGTTAAGTTGTGTTTCTATCAAGCTTCACACACAAAACCTGTGAGAACGTAGTGTTATTTCATCACAGGAGTGCTGTAAGGCTGCAATcacttttcattatcaataGGTCAGACTAttttctttaaccttcgtgtcgtcctcccgggtcaaattgaccccatcttttttgactattccttctttcctcccttccttctttccttccttcctccctttccttcctgtccttcctcccttcattcctttccttcctccctttccttctttcctttcctccctccgtcctttcctcccttcttcctcctttccttccttccttccttcctccctcctttccttccttctttctcccttcttcctttccttccttccttccttcctccctcctttccttccttctttctcccttcttcctttccttccctccttccttccttcctccgctctttccttccctccttccttccctccttcctctttaaagaaagagggaggaaggaaggaacagtcaaaagatatggggtcaatttgacccgggaggacaacaggagggttaagagaatgaagtgaaggaaggaaggaaggaaggaaaggagggaggaaggaagggaggagggagggaggaaagaaggaaggaaggaaggacgaaaggaaaggaaaggaaaggaaaaaggacagaaggaagggacaaaggaaaggaaagaaggaaggaaggaaagaaggaacagtcaaaacagacggggtcaatttgacccgggaggacgacaggaaggttaaatatatTAAGATGCTCCTCAGACTCCTTCCACACTGAGCTCATCGTCAGCGTCTGCAGGAATGCGTCTGGAGGCCGATGATTAGACATTATCTTTCCCTTCTCGTGCTGTTGATTAGTTTCACACGTTCCCCAGCTGGCTCGCTAATAATGAGCAGTGGGTTCGGCATGTGGCTCTCATCTGCGCGCGCTCTGTTTGTAGACTCATAATTGGCAAACTCTGCTAACGAGCGTTGTATTTATGCATGCGTGTAATAAGCAGTCCATGTGTTCGTATTTTCCTTTATGTCTGATCTGCGTCCCCTCAGGTGTGTTTTGTCTGTCACGCTCTCGTTGCGCTCGTGTCTGCTAATATTGTGCCCATGTGATGACATTTGCTCCATTTGCTGGTTTATCTAACGTGCCCGTGTTGTTCAGCTGTGGCTCAGGGACTCACAGAGCGGGTCCGAGGCACCAGCGTCTTCCTGTTCGGATGGGCAGACTCGCCACGTCAGAGGGGGCTCGcgcagaggaggaaggagatggGCTGGTTCAAGAAGACGGAGGACTTGCAGGAGATCAGGCCCGACGTGGGGCCTCTGCCGCAGAAACGATTCGGCCTCACAGGTGAGACGGAGCCGGCAGGAAGAGAAGGCTGACATTTAACTCACAGCCAGAATCCCATTTATTCTCCAAGGAGAAAGTCGAAGGGATTTAATGAGATCTAAATGTCAACAGAAATGTGCAATAAAGATGGaaattaaacaacaaacacaaacataacagaggaagaaaaggacgAGGGCTGTGCATGCTtccaaaaaaaaactgaatataagGGTCAGTTGGTGAAAtgaacaattcaaaaatatctaaaatagttttaaaagcagcatcaggtttgttaaaatgtacgtttgcaccattttttaaccaaaagtaaaactgaattctcctgaaaatgtcaaatggtgtaaccacaaaaatattaaatattaaatattttgtccacctgcagtgtatttaagtggacttttacaaataattacttcattttaaaatcatcaaatgaaaagaaaaaaaattggagTAGTTCTACATttgaattttaattaattttgttgATATTAAgcaggacatatcctaaaaacaacaatttcttctaaataaatgtgtgacaaatgatgtaaaactTGTTAAAAAAACCATAGTGTTGCATTGCTACAGTAAaagtgtattatatttattccacactttagatcacatttattttcctctatataatcagatttttaagaAAAGAAATTACTGGTTACACCAAAGGACACTGAGTTAcatcacgtcattgacccataaaTAGAAGTATAAATTCTAATGTTAACATAAATATAAGTTTGAGTGTGAaatgatatgtgtgtgttataacaAGATATAAACACTTACTGACCTCTTCATAAGGAACAACTGTGCAGTCTAATTCAATTTAATACAATTATACCCTAAAGAAGCTCATACggtctatatattctatttaatgttcattattgagcTCATAATGGGTGATGCTGCTGtactgaggtgcattatattgcaaagtgttcctaatattttgcccccccccccccttatgtAAGTTAATGGGGTggacaaaaaaacccaccagagtcgttgtattggattgcattggattgcacaggtgttcctaatgaagtggccggtgagtgtacagtactgtgcaaaaagTTTGTTCGATTCCCGGTTCCTCCAGTCCACacgtcgatgtgtccttgggccaagaagacacttaaccccaaaattgctcctgttgctatgccaacggtgtataaatgagaatgaatggctagtttccctctgatgagcaggttggctccCAGCgttggtagctcctgccatcagtgtgtgaatgtgtgtgaaggGCTGAatgacttgtagtgtaaaagtgctttgagtggtcgtaatgACTAGCAAAGCGttgtataagtacagtccatttaccatttaccattccCCGTGTCTAgacattagcattagcagcagcatCGAGTGCTCAGTCTAAAGCTCGAGACACGACTGTAGTGACGCACGTAAAACAGAGGAAATGGACTTTTAAGTGTTAATGAAAAACTTGTCGTGCCCTCTAGACGCAGATTGAAGCATTAATGTGAGGATACTGTCAGAAAATAAGGCCAtgaatagttttttattttcctaattAACTTAATTAAAAGTGTagttaacagcagcagcagtagtcaGCAGGTTGGTTTTTGTTCCTCTGTCTTGGAGAAGTTgccacagttcttcttcttctgtggtttttgGCGTTgtagctgcttctgtctcttcatgtttAAGCATTAATGTGAGGATACGGTCAAAAAATAAGGCcatgaatattttttatattcctaattaacttaattaaaagtgcagtaaacagcagcagcagttttttaGGTAGTCAGCAGGTTGGTTTTTGTTCCTCAATCTTGTAGAAGTTGCatcagttcttcttcttctatggtttTTGGTGTTGTACTgtagctgcttctgtctcttcatgttaaTCCCAGACttgactccatgatgttgagatctGGACTCTGTGGCAGTCAAACCATGCTGCAGGACTCTCGTTCTTCTTATAGATGAAGATACTTCTTTATGACTCTGGCTGTATCTTTAGGCTCATTATCATGCTGCAGGATTAACTCGGTACCAATCAGACTCCTCTCTCTAGTGTTACATTATGGATAAGTGCCTAAAACCTTTGCACAGCACTAAAGAAATCAACTATGCATGTCTACACAGTGCAGGTCAGGTAAAGACACAGTGTGCACAGCCTGAATGTGAATGAGATGAGGTGAAGTGAAGTTGGCATGTTTAGTCTTTTGACCGTCCGTGTTAAAGCGGCTGCGGAGGAGGCGGGTGGTCTTGGCTCTAAGGGGGGGATATTTTTGTCTGAGTGAGAGGGGAGTTTTTGGAAGAGGCGCTGGCGGAGGTGAGAGGGGTCAGACTCTCTCCTGGGAGCTGTAAATGTCttgtgaaggaagggagagttGAGTCCGATGACCTTATATGCCAGACATGTTCCTGTAGGGAAATGTTGGAGCTTTGTAAGGAAGGTTTAAACAGTGCAggtgtttacatgttttttacAGTGTGATCACAGACTCTCCTCTTATTTGaccttttaaatggaaaaatccAACGTGACTCATTTTAAAACTATCTCACCTTGAAGGAATACGTGCagattttttcaagtctgtcttaaagtgtaaatgaaatcacaataaatgtcaacatgttttgtttttgtagtcaaaagcatttttttttaaactttactcAAACTTGACTCTTACTCTAGTCCAAATTACATAATTGAGGAAATGTATGTATGTCACTCAAAAGGCTTTATACTACTTCTTATTCATATGCTGCAGTACTCACAGTAAACAGACTtcagtgtgtaaaatatttaatttcatattaCTATCAGCGTTCAgattgcattgtgggtaatgtaggcgcCAGGTTTTTATCAAAGAAGAGGAACATATGGAATAAATTTTGTTATAAAAGTCTATACTATAACTATAAAAGTCAAATTTGCACATCAGCTGCACAAGAATCAACAaaagtgatgcattttatttctatttgtgtGTATTAAGGGTCACATTAGTCAAAATCTACCTAAGAGGAAATGTGTATTGGGTTATTTTACAGctctttaatgtaaaaatgggtaaaatttgatcctgaatagtatgtaagggttaaagaaaaatatcagtacatatcggacaacatataCGCTGATGCTGATATTTCTGTTAGAGGtcaatatcggccgataatgTCAGCGAACAGCTATATCAGTCGGGCTTTAGGTCTAACAATGCAGAAGTATCCTTCcagctctgattggctcatTTCCTGCAGGTGTTGGGGCCAGTCCGTACGTGATGAACTGCAACGTCACCATCGACACCCAGGATATCGCCATGGGACGCAGCATCGCCGCAGCCATCAGGGAGTCGACCCCGGGTGGCCTGCCGGGGGTGCAGGTGCTAGCTCTGCCACACGAGGGCGCCGTGGAAATCGCCTGTAATGTGGAAAGCGTGCAGGGGACTCCACCTAGTCACATGACTCCGGGTCAACCGTGGCCAGCTTTTAGCATCGGTGGTCAGCCGTACTATCACGCTCCAGCTTCTCTCATCACGGCGAGGGTGTCGGAGCTGGCAGGGAGGCACGGCGTTAGCACGAAGAGCACCGCGCTGGTTGGGTTCACCCCCCATCAGTGCAGGGGTCTGGCAGAGCTGGCGCTGTCTCAGGGGATCGCTGAGTACTGGAAAGAGCAGCGCAAGATTCATATGTGAACACTGATCTGAAAACCAGCCGTAAACACAATTACTTTGGTTATTAGTGATGTCACGTTAATTATCTTGAGGATTGGCCGTGCCTGATCTCCTGACCATTGTTAAGTCTGTCATGTGA encodes the following:
- the ftcdnl1 gene encoding formiminotransferase N-terminal subdomain-containing protein, with translation MASTSLGRRLVACLLNVSEARRKDLVETVAKAALYDSAGVRREETTVLNIFNDHDYNRSVITIVSTIDSIREAVLSACEKACGLFDMRTHTGVHPCMGAVDLVPIYPLGEEVGVEDCAEEARAVAQGLTERVRGTSVFLFGWADSPRQRGLAQRRKEMGWFKKTEDLQEIRPDVGPLPQKRFGLTGVGASPYVMNCNVTIDTQDIAMGRSIAAAIRESTPGGLPGVQVLALPHEGAVEIACNVESVQGTPPSHMTPGQPWPAFSIGGQPYYHAPASLITARVSELAGRHGVSTKSTALVGFTPHQCRGLAELALSQGIAEYWKEQRKIHM